The Papaver somniferum cultivar HN1 chromosome 3, ASM357369v1, whole genome shotgun sequence genome includes a region encoding these proteins:
- the LOC113355808 gene encoding non-specific phospholipase C4-like has product MSTFPIDTIVVLVQENRSFDHMLGWMKRLNPEINGVTGTEFNHIAANDLTSSKIFFGDKSEHVDPDPGHSIQDIYEQIFGMQWEASTASKDNVPEMKGFAQNAERLTKGMSSTVMNGLQPDSVPIYKELVSEFAVFDRWFASVPASTQPNRLFVHSATSHGAERNDRNKLIAGFPQKTIFESLDEAGLSFGIYYQNPPATLFYRNLRKLKYVGKFHPFDLDFKKHCEKGMLPNYTVIEQRFFDLKLFPGNDDHPSHDVGEGQKLIKHVYETLRASPQWEKMLFIITYDEHGGFYDHVPTPTGVPSPDGLVGPDPYKFQFDRLGVRVPTIMISPWIERGTVVHGPSGPNPTSEFEHSSIPATVKKIFNLKEFLTKRDAWAGTFESILSRNTPRTDCPVTLSDPQKIRPREAEENIKLSEFQEELVQMAATLNGDCYKDTYPDKLVENMTCAEGCKYVQDAFEKFRENCENAKKNGADDSEIVVPFGQQSREPAEKKSFANKMASCFACSIS; this is encoded by the exons ATGTCGACGTTTCCAATTGACACGATAGTGGTATTAGTTCAAGAAAATCGTTCATTTGATCACATGTTAGGATGGATGAAAAGACTTAACCCGGAAATCAATGGAGTAACCGGGACAGAATTCAATCATATTGCAGCAAATGATCTGACGTCGAGCAAGATATTTTTCGGGGACAAATCGGAACATGTAGACCCAGACCCTGGTCATTCAATCCAAGACATATACGAGCAGATTTTCGGTATGCAATGGGAAGCATCAACAGCTTCCAAAGATAATGTTCCGGAAATGAAAGGGTTTGCTCAAAATGCAGAAAGATTAACAAAAGGGATGTCGAGTACAGTTATGAATGGGCTTCAGCCGGATTCTGTACCTATTTACAAGGAACTGGTTTCTGAATTTGCTGTGTTTGATCGTTGGTTTGCTTCTGTTCCGGCGTCAACTCAACCGAACAGATTGTTCGTTCATTCGGCAACTTCGCATGGCGCGGAGAGAAACGATAGGAATAAATTGATTGCGGGGTTCCCTCAGAAAACAATTTTTGAATCACTGGATGAAGCCGGACTTTCGTTCGGAATTTATTATCAGAACCCACCTGCTACTCTTTTTTACAG GAACCTGAgaaaactgaaatatgttggcaaGTTCCATCCATTTGATTTGGATTTCAAGAAACATTGCGAAAAGGGGATGCTGCCAAACTACACAGTGATTGAACAACGTTTTTTTGATCTGAAATTGTTTCCGGGCAATGATGATCACCCTTCTCATGACGTCGGAGAGGGACAAAAATTAATTAAACACGTTTACGAGACCCTCAGAGCGAGTCCACAATGGGAAAAAATGTTGTTtattatcacatatgatgaacATGGTGGATTTTATGATCATGTCCCTACTCCTACCGGAGTTCCAAGTCCTGACGGACTTGTAGGTCCTGACCCGTATAAGTTTCAATTTGATCGACTTGGTGTTCGTGTCCCAACTATCATGATTTCTCCATGGATTGAACGTGGAACTG TTGTGCATGGACCATCAGGACCGAATCCGACATCGGAGTTTGAACATTCATCAATTCCAGCAACGGTTAAGAAGATCTTCAATTTGAAAGAATTTTTGACAAAGCGCGATGCATGGGCTGGTACTTTTGAATCCATCCTCTCCAGGAATACTCCGAGAACTGATTGCCCAG TCACATTGTCGGATCCACAAAAAATACGACCACGTGAAGCAGAGGAGAACATAAAGCTCAGTGAATTTCAAGAGGAACTTGTACAAATGGCTGCCACGTTGAATGGGGACTGTTATAAAGACACATACCCAGACAAACTAGTCGAAAACATGACTTGTGCAGAAGGTTGCAAGTATGTTCAAGATGCCTTTGAAAAATTTCGCGAAAATTGCGAGAACGCAAAGAAGAATGGAGCCGATGATTCTGAAATTGTGGTACCATTTGGCCAGCAATCTCGAGAGCCAGCAGAGAAGAAATCCTTTGCTAACAAAATGGCTTCCTGCTTTGCTTGCAGTATCAGTTAA